Proteins co-encoded in one uncultured Bacteroides sp. genomic window:
- a CDS encoding DUF5597 domain-containing protein, whose amino-acid sequence MIQVENEIGMIEDAREYGKVADQRFNSEVPGKFIEYLKKNKKNLQPSLLKKWEANGFKTKGSWSEIFGEGLDTDELFMAYVYAEYVQQVAKAGKEKYNIPMYLNAALNSRGRKPGAYPSAGPLAHLLDVWRFAAPSIDLQAPDIYDPGFSNWCKQYHNNGNPLFIPEIRLEEANAARVFYAFGEHDAMGFSPFSIEDVADPENYPLTKSYSILHQLYPILAEKQGLGKTNGVLFDNESRERTIERNNYKFIFKHDNTLGWSPKAKDGSIWPEVGALIIELSPTEYIVAGTGVVLSFETLDNKKKAGIGYIDKIKIEDGKIIPIRRLNGDQSHQGRHLRIPVGEWDIQYVKLYEY is encoded by the coding sequence ATGATACAGGTTGAAAACGAAATAGGAATGATTGAAGATGCCCGTGAATATGGGAAAGTGGCTGATCAGAGATTTAATTCGGAAGTCCCTGGAAAGTTTATAGAATACCTGAAGAAAAACAAAAAGAATCTTCAACCTTCATTATTAAAGAAGTGGGAAGCAAATGGATTTAAGACTAAAGGATCATGGAGTGAAATCTTTGGTGAAGGTCTTGATACGGATGAATTATTTATGGCTTATGTTTATGCTGAATATGTTCAGCAAGTAGCTAAGGCTGGTAAAGAAAAATATAATATTCCTATGTATCTGAATGCAGCTCTGAACTCCAGAGGAAGAAAACCCGGTGCATATCCAAGTGCTGGCCCTTTGGCTCATTTGCTGGATGTATGGAGATTTGCAGCGCCTTCAATTGATTTACAGGCTCCGGATATTTATGATCCCGGATTTTCAAATTGGTGCAAGCAATACCACAATAATGGAAATCCTTTGTTTATTCCCGAAATCAGACTTGAAGAAGCAAATGCAGCCAGAGTTTTTTATGCCTTTGGAGAACATGATGCTATGGGATTTAGTCCATTCTCTATTGAAGATGTTGCTGATCCTGAGAATTATCCGCTGACCAAAAGCTATTCTATTCTTCATCAGCTTTATCCTATTTTAGCAGAAAAACAAGGATTAGGTAAAACAAACGGAGTTCTTTTTGATAATGAAAGCAGAGAAAGAACAATTGAACGAAATAATTACAAGTTCATATTCAAACATGACAATACACTGGGTTGGAGTCCGAAAGCCAAAGACGGAAGCATTTGGCCTGAAGTTGGTGCTTTGATTATTGAATTGTCTCCTACAGAATATATTGTTGCTGGAACCGGAGTAGTTCTTAGTTTTGAAACTCTTGATAATAAGAAAAAAGCTGGGATTGGTTACATAGACAAGATAAAGATTGAAGATGGTAAAATTATTCCAATTAGAAGATTAAACGGAGATCAGAGTCATCAGGGGAGACATTTACGTATTCCGGTAGGAGAGTGGGACATCCAGTATGTGAAACTGTATGAATATTAA
- a CDS encoding beta-galactosidase — protein MLYTRIVFVALSLFIATLSAKSGNDTENPYLVKKNAATQLVVNGKPFLMLGGELGNSSASSLDDINRIFPNLEKMGLNTVLVPACWELIEKEEGKYDYSIIDGAIDQARKNNLKIIFLWFGSWKNSMSCYAPLWIKENSKKYPRAVTKSGKPLEMMSAFSESNLNVDKRVFSHFLNHLAEYDKKTKL, from the coding sequence ATGTTATACACCCGTATTGTATTTGTTGCATTGTCTCTATTCATTGCAACCTTATCAGCCAAATCAGGTAATGATACAGAAAATCCATATTTAGTAAAAAAGAATGCTGCAACTCAGTTAGTGGTCAATGGCAAACCATTCCTTATGTTAGGAGGAGAGTTGGGAAATTCATCGGCATCTTCTTTGGATGATATAAATAGGATTTTCCCTAATCTTGAGAAGATGGGACTCAATACGGTATTAGTTCCTGCTTGCTGGGAGCTTATTGAAAAAGAAGAAGGCAAGTATGATTATTCAATAATCGATGGAGCCATTGATCAGGCTCGCAAAAATAATCTGAAAATTATATTTCTATGGTTTGGATCATGGAAGAATTCCATGTCTTGCTATGCTCCTTTATGGATAAAGGAAAATTCAAAGAAATATCCCCGCGCAGTTACTAAATCAGGTAAGCCACTTGAAATGATGAGTGCCTTTTCTGAATCTAACCTGAATGTTGATAAACGTGTTTTTTCTCATTTTCTGAATCATTTGGCAGAATATGATAAAAAGACCAAACTGTAA
- a CDS encoding RagB/SusD family nutrient uptake outer membrane protein: MKNKKYISLLLAATLSLGSISCTDMLEESPKSKITPEFFQTALGVQSGVIAAYSGLKYLYGPDGAMVFTVPGTDEFTTTNATNGSLGSFDNYDKDYSPSNGVVSGYWGNCLQYINTCNGVIEYGETATGLTDANRKTLLGEAHFLRGYYYYLLTMYFGAAPLDLGSGKLKFNSTPSTTSVRDSRADIFAAVIEDFTYAKNNLPDKPAAVGHVAKPAAMHFLAKTYLSRATMEGAKSSDYQNAYDEAMNLINNLATYGVSLTKDYANVNLEGHENDPEVLFNVQRTWSTSGPNLTFDESNDGSFAVSNKGNRANFYFTAGYENVKILKGSSSIAVVPRCLEYQRPWRMIMPTKWLVLQAFNDKVNDARWDGSFRTDWKAGVNFTVKGRSVKTGELAIKISLNETETAAPEDSVASTGVIYKPYALYYLGMLYNSDGTYKNGDVQYIYPELKKYDDTKRLNINYDSNRPFILARLAETYLIAAEAAMYLHNGKAKDLINVVRERAAYRPTLTDSDMAVRKAAMDITESNVTLDFILDERAREMCGEGWRWIDLVRTNKLLERAKLYNVRAKTNIQSYHMLRPIPQSQIDLLSDPAQKASYQNPNY, encoded by the coding sequence ATGAAGAATAAAAAATATATCAGCTTATTATTAGCTGCAACTCTCAGTCTAGGAAGTATATCCTGTACAGATATGTTGGAAGAGAGTCCAAAATCAAAGATTACTCCAGAGTTTTTTCAGACTGCTCTAGGTGTTCAATCAGGCGTTATTGCTGCATATTCAGGATTAAAATATCTTTATGGGCCTGATGGTGCTATGGTATTTACAGTTCCTGGTACTGATGAGTTTACAACTACAAATGCAACGAACGGAAGTTTAGGCTCATTTGATAATTATGATAAAGATTACTCTCCTTCAAATGGTGTTGTGAGTGGTTATTGGGGAAACTGTCTGCAATACATTAATACCTGTAATGGTGTAATAGAATATGGTGAAACAGCTACAGGACTTACTGATGCTAATAGAAAAACCTTGTTAGGTGAAGCTCATTTCTTAAGAGGTTATTATTACTATCTTCTTACAATGTATTTTGGTGCGGCTCCTCTTGATTTAGGTTCAGGAAAACTGAAGTTTAATTCAACTCCTTCAACAACTTCAGTTAGAGATTCAAGAGCAGATATTTTTGCTGCTGTTATTGAAGACTTTACATATGCAAAAAACAATTTGCCAGACAAACCAGCCGCTGTTGGGCATGTGGCAAAACCAGCTGCTATGCATTTTCTGGCTAAAACTTATTTATCAAGAGCTACAATGGAAGGAGCTAAGTCTTCTGACTACCAGAATGCTTATGATGAAGCTATGAATCTGATAAACAATTTAGCAACTTATGGTGTCTCTTTGACAAAAGACTATGCAAATGTTAATTTGGAAGGACATGAAAATGATCCTGAAGTTCTTTTCAATGTGCAACGTACTTGGAGTACATCTGGCCCAAACCTCACATTTGATGAGTCTAATGATGGTAGTTTTGCCGTTTCTAACAAAGGTAATCGTGCTAATTTCTACTTTACGGCAGGTTATGAGAATGTAAAGATTCTGAAGGGATCTTCTTCAATAGCAGTGGTTCCTCGTTGTTTGGAATATCAACGTCCATGGCGTATGATTATGCCAACAAAATGGCTAGTACTACAGGCATTCAATGATAAAGTAAATGATGCCCGTTGGGATGGTTCCTTCCGTACTGATTGGAAGGCTGGCGTTAATTTTACTGTTAAGGGACGTAGTGTGAAAACAGGTGAATTAGCAATTAAGATTTCGTTAAACGAAACAGAAACAGCTGCACCAGAAGATTCTGTCGCTTCTACCGGTGTAATATACAAGCCTTATGCACTCTACTATTTGGGTATGCTTTATAACTCTGATGGTACATATAAGAATGGTGATGTTCAGTACATATATCCGGAATTGAAGAAATATGATGATACAAAACGTTTGAATATCAATTATGATTCAAATCGTCCATTCATTCTGGCCCGTTTAGCTGAAACATATTTAATTGCTGCTGAAGCTGCTATGTACCTGCACAACGGAAAAGCTAAAGACTTGATAAATGTAGTTCGTGAACGTGCTGCTTATCGTCCGACCTTGACTGATAGTGACATGGCTGTACGTAAAGCTGCAATGGATATAACAGAAAGCAATGTTACTCTTGATTTTATATTGGATGAGCGTGCTCGTGAAATGTGTGGTGAGGGTTGGAGATGGATTGATTTGGTTCGTACAAACAAATTGCTTGAAAGAGCAAAATTGTATAATGTTAGAGCAAAAACCAACATTCAGAGTTATCACATGCTTCGTCCTATTCCTCAGAGCCAGATTGACTTATTGAGTGACCCGGCACAAAAAGCTAGTTATCAAAATCCGAACTATTAA
- a CDS encoding TonB-dependent receptor, whose product MRNTNLKKPLGLLFLFCFIPFWAFSQNITVKGLVKDINGEPLLGVNVRDAGSTTGTVTDLDGNFTIKVNSNAKLLFSFVGYINQTVPVDGRTKMTVTLKEDSKTLEEVVVVGYGTAKKSDVTGSIASINEKALKEVPVANVAQSMQGRIAGVKIQQTSTRPGGASQIRIRGTRSLTASNDPLIIVDGIPFGGSFNDIAPDDIKSVDILKDASATAIYGSRGANGVILITTNRGNYQKATVSYNGYAGFGNVAKKYQVFNAEEYLQMKSQPGASKWPLLSQEEEGKANGVDTDWQDLIYKTAMIQSHDLSFSGGSENLSGSAGLGYYDETAVMPGQDYKRISARAALDFKVNSWLKFGLNTQNAFSITNGENASPMFDMLATSPLVAPYNTDGSIVKQPHNPREDSYSPLFVKDSSTWAQERKRISTLNSIYAEIKFMPELKYRVNVGLNYSHDDYGDFYASESCFKAGGLSSASTSNTTQYNYAVENLLYFDKTFNQKHHVEATLMQSVEDTYYQYASLAGTNMTANYMQFYNMGMAKDGVSVDANNQSYYRKTLLSYMGRLNYSFNSKYMATVTFRADGSSVLSKGHKWHNYPAVALAWNAKNEEFLKSTSWLDMLKVRVGYGQTSNQSVSPYSTLGGLSQNKYNYGTSYVYGYYVSSLPNPEVGWEYTTSYNAGLDWAILGGRISGNFDVYLQKTHDLLVNQSLPASSGVSGSILVNVGKTENKGFETALHLQNFVANKPGDFSWDTDFNLSLNRNKLLELNSGVTEDEGNGWFVGHPIDVIYDYKKVGIWQTEETTEAAKYGCKPGDIKIEDHNPDGKIDAKDRYITGTFEPDFEFGFSNRMGFKNFDLGIVTYGQVGGQLVSTIHQDQAYLNRLEGRRNNLKVDYWRTDNPTNAFPRINADMSGTYYSTLGYYSASYWRIKTITLGYTLPDNLVKRMNISSLRFYVTCNNVATLFSPYMNDAGGIDPQPTGYFRSENGGGKQQSRQLTVGLNTPPSRQILFGVNFKL is encoded by the coding sequence ATGAGAAACACTAATTTAAAGAAGCCTTTAGGGCTCTTATTTCTATTTTGTTTTATTCCGTTTTGGGCCTTTTCCCAAAACATAACAGTGAAAGGTCTTGTAAAAGATATAAACGGTGAACCGCTTTTAGGCGTTAATGTCCGGGATGCTGGATCTACTACTGGAACTGTAACAGATCTTGATGGAAACTTTACTATTAAAGTAAATAGTAATGCGAAGCTTCTTTTCTCTTTTGTCGGTTACATAAACCAGACTGTTCCAGTTGATGGCCGTACAAAAATGACTGTAACCTTAAAAGAAGACAGCAAAACATTGGAAGAGGTTGTAGTTGTAGGTTATGGTACAGCCAAAAAATCGGATGTTACTGGTTCTATTGCATCTATCAATGAGAAAGCGTTGAAAGAAGTTCCGGTTGCTAACGTTGCTCAATCTATGCAGGGACGTATCGCAGGTGTAAAGATCCAGCAGACTTCAACACGTCCGGGTGGAGCTTCTCAGATTCGTATACGTGGTACTCGTTCTTTAACTGCAAGTAACGACCCTCTGATTATTGTTGATGGTATTCCTTTTGGTGGATCATTTAATGACATAGCTCCAGATGATATTAAATCAGTAGATATTTTAAAGGATGCTTCAGCAACTGCTATTTATGGTTCTCGTGGTGCCAATGGTGTTATACTTATAACTACCAATCGTGGAAATTACCAGAAGGCAACTGTTTCCTATAATGGTTATGCCGGATTTGGTAATGTAGCTAAGAAATACCAGGTATTTAATGCTGAAGAATATCTTCAGATGAAATCACAACCAGGTGCTAGCAAATGGCCTTTATTATCTCAGGAAGAAGAAGGAAAAGCGAATGGTGTTGATACGGATTGGCAGGATTTAATCTATAAGACTGCTATGATTCAAAGTCATGATCTCTCATTCTCAGGAGGTTCTGAAAATCTTTCAGGAAGCGCCGGATTAGGATATTATGATGAAACTGCAGTTATGCCAGGTCAGGACTATAAACGTATTTCTGCACGTGCAGCTTTAGACTTTAAGGTAAATAGCTGGCTGAAATTTGGTCTAAATACTCAGAATGCATTTAGTATAACAAATGGTGAAAATGCAAGTCCTATGTTCGACATGTTGGCAACCAGTCCACTGGTAGCTCCATACAATACAGATGGAAGCATAGTAAAGCAACCACATAATCCTAGAGAAGATTCATATAGTCCACTATTTGTAAAAGATTCAAGTACATGGGCTCAGGAACGTAAACGTATTAGTACATTAAACTCTATTTATGCTGAAATTAAATTCATGCCTGAACTGAAATATCGTGTAAATGTTGGTTTGAATTATTCTCATGATGACTATGGTGATTTTTATGCATCAGAATCTTGTTTTAAAGCTGGTGGATTATCTTCAGCTTCAACAAGTAATACAACACAATATAATTATGCTGTTGAAAACTTACTTTACTTTGATAAGACTTTCAATCAGAAACATCATGTAGAAGCTACTTTGATGCAATCTGTTGAGGATACATATTATCAATATGCAAGTTTAGCTGGTACAAACATGACTGCTAATTATATGCAGTTCTATAATATGGGGATGGCTAAGGATGGCGTTTCTGTTGATGCGAATAATCAGAGCTACTATCGTAAAACTTTGCTTTCATATATGGGACGTTTAAACTACTCTTTCAATAGTAAGTATATGGCAACTGTTACTTTCCGTGCAGATGGTTCATCTGTATTGTCAAAAGGACACAAATGGCATAATTATCCAGCTGTTGCTTTGGCATGGAATGCTAAAAACGAAGAATTCCTGAAAAGTACTTCATGGTTGGATATGTTGAAAGTACGTGTTGGGTATGGTCAGACTTCTAACCAGTCAGTTAGCCCTTATAGTACATTGGGTGGTTTATCTCAAAATAAATATAATTATGGAACCAGTTATGTATATGGTTATTATGTAAGTTCATTGCCTAATCCTGAAGTAGGTTGGGAGTATACTACATCTTATAATGCCGGTCTCGACTGGGCTATTCTTGGTGGTAGAATTAGTGGTAACTTCGATGTTTATCTTCAGAAAACTCACGATTTGCTTGTTAACCAAAGCCTTCCTGCTTCAAGTGGTGTTAGTGGATCTATCTTAGTTAATGTTGGTAAAACTGAGAATAAAGGTTTTGAAACAGCTTTGCATTTACAGAATTTTGTAGCAAATAAGCCCGGTGACTTTTCTTGGGATACAGATTTTAATTTAAGTTTAAACCGCAATAAGTTGCTTGAATTAAATAGTGGTGTAACAGAAGATGAAGGAAACGGATGGTTTGTTGGTCATCCAATAGATGTTATCTACGATTATAAGAAGGTAGGCATATGGCAAACTGAAGAAACTACAGAAGCTGCAAAATATGGATGTAAACCTGGTGATATTAAGATTGAAGATCATAATCCTGATGGTAAGATTGATGCTAAAGACCGCTATATAACAGGTACATTTGAACCAGATTTTGAATTTGGGTTTTCCAACCGTATGGGATTCAAGAACTTTGATTTGGGGATTGTAACTTATGGACAAGTAGGTGGTCAGTTGGTTAGTACTATTCATCAGGATCAGGCATACTTAAACCGTTTGGAAGGTCGTCGTAATAATTTAAAGGTTGATTATTGGAGAACAGATAATCCAACTAATGCTTTCCCACGTATTAATGCTGATATGAGTGGAACTTATTATTCAACTTTAGGATACTATAGTGCATCATATTGGAGAATTAAAACAATAACATTAGGCTATACTCTTCCGGATAATTTAGTTAAAAGAATGAATATTTCCAGTTTGAGATTCTATGTTACTTGCAATAATGTCGCAACTCTATTCTCACCTTATATGAATGATGCCGGAGGTATTGATCCTCAACCAACTGGTTATTTCAGAAGTGAAAATGGTGGTGGAAAACAACAGAGCCGTCAACTTACGGTAGGATTGAATACTCCTCCTTCACGTCAGATCTTATTTGGAGTTAATTTCAAATTATAA
- a CDS encoding two-component regulator propeller domain-containing protein — MKKTTTFFFLIIILISVSNKSLAQVEKFYSTEKDISNSLINKIYQDKKGFIWIATEDGLNKYDGTKFTIYKNISKDNTSLKNNYVKTMYEDSQGRFWIGCINGLLLYNRAKDSFKEVEAYRGNQTIHPQVTSIIESKYGDIWMTTSGEGLVSIKRGSDKCTAETNISRNLCSPFLTYVFEDSKHQLWVASENKGLNVYNPFTKKTRWFGAPGAITNNNVSCLCEDKTGNIFIGTLSGGLNLYNPKTGRISAIPYKSLSTKLRIKSLLINSRGELLIGTDGQGLKIYNYSKNVIDDYEINTMLFDFSQAKVHSILEDKAGNLWTGLFQKGVYFIPSNSNKFNYFGYRSLKQNNIGSSCVMSIFKDKNSTIWVGTDNDGLYGISDNGKKATHYTQTNNIASVSNTIMSIFEDSNKTLWLGSYINGLEQFNRATNTCLYTKDLFPNEKDVPNDRVSCISEDRNKNLWIGTYGYGIYSLNLRTNKLIHHPSKVDDKDLRINRVPSNWVNCIIADSEGLIWIGTYKGVCCYNPVKKTYVTYSSDKNLLPGDVVFTLLEDSFHNIWIGTTEGLACYDKRTKAFKHYTINDGLPSNVICSMFKDEKKNLWLSTHYGISKFVPSQKKFINYYSFDGLQSNEFYRGAGFQSPDGQIFFGGIKGITYFYPKEIVDRITHLTVFITDFYRFEKPVREGDKSGSNNIISKAVIDEDKFVLSYRDNAFSFELSVLDYSNPERIVYEYQMEGLNKDWISTRPGMNRASFTNLSPGTYKFRFRARNNDNISETKEVTIVITPPWYQSWWAKIIYALLICQLIYGIVVYIKSRFRHKQEIMKREHAEQINEAKLQFFINISHEIRTPMTLIINPLEKLITENKDTEVQKTYLMIYRNSQRILRLINQLMDIRKLDKGQMHLKCRETDIVGFIDDLMTTFEYQAQRKKIQFTFDHKDENLKVWIDLNNFDKILLNILSNAFKYTPENGEIKVELFTGKDESAKEPLRNYFEIVISDNGIGIDSDKIEQIFERFYQINNDQTNSNFGTGIGLHLSRSLVELHHGTIKAENRKDKSGSKFIVRLPLGCNHLKADELENPEDIKSPVPTNVHHPIIDTIEQFDQENETKKKKIRSKTHFKVLVVEDEFEIQQYIKEELSGEYKINECCNGKEALDMALKEMPDLIISDVMMPEMDGITLCKKIKQNINISHIPIILLTAKSKTEDRIEGLEIGADAYIVKPFNTDLLKTTVQNLIENRERLKNKFAGNEQQQTKIQKIEIKSSDEILIGKVMKVINENLADPNLNVEMLAGHVGMSRVHMHRKLKELTNQSARDFIKGIRLKQAASLLASKKLSVSEVAYATGYTNLSHFSNSFRDFYGVSPTEYAAEHASDEEKKEVP, encoded by the coding sequence ATGAAAAAGACAACAACATTCTTTTTTCTTATAATCATATTAATATCTGTATCCAATAAGAGCTTAGCTCAGGTAGAAAAATTCTATTCCACAGAAAAAGATATATCAAACAGCTTAATTAATAAAATCTATCAGGATAAGAAAGGATTTATATGGATTGCAACTGAAGATGGACTAAATAAATACGACGGAACAAAGTTTACCATATATAAGAATATATCTAAAGACAACACATCGTTAAAAAACAACTACGTAAAAACGATGTATGAAGATAGTCAGGGACGTTTTTGGATAGGTTGCATCAATGGACTGCTTTTATACAACCGGGCTAAGGATTCATTTAAAGAAGTTGAAGCATACAGAGGTAATCAGACTATTCATCCACAAGTAACCTCTATCATTGAATCCAAATATGGAGATATCTGGATGACTACTTCCGGTGAAGGTCTTGTTTCAATAAAAAGAGGGAGCGATAAATGCACTGCTGAAACGAATATATCCAGAAACTTATGCAGTCCTTTTCTAACATATGTTTTTGAAGACTCTAAACATCAGCTGTGGGTTGCATCTGAAAATAAAGGGTTAAATGTATATAACCCTTTTACGAAAAAGACCAGATGGTTTGGTGCACCCGGCGCTATTACAAATAATAATGTATCTTGCTTATGTGAAGATAAAACCGGGAACATCTTTATCGGAACTCTTTCTGGAGGGTTGAACTTATATAATCCTAAAACTGGAAGAATCTCAGCTATACCTTATAAAAGCTTATCAACCAAGCTCAGAATTAAATCACTCCTTATTAACAGTCGTGGAGAATTGCTTATCGGAACCGACGGACAGGGTCTTAAAATCTACAATTATTCAAAGAACGTAATTGATGATTATGAGATAAACACCATGCTCTTTGATTTCTCTCAGGCGAAAGTCCATTCTATATTAGAGGACAAGGCAGGAAATCTTTGGACGGGGCTTTTTCAGAAAGGAGTTTATTTCATTCCAAGTAATTCCAATAAATTCAATTACTTTGGATACAGATCGCTTAAACAGAATAACATAGGTTCAAGCTGTGTTATGTCTATTTTCAAAGATAAGAATAGTACTATATGGGTTGGAACGGATAATGATGGATTATATGGTATAAGTGACAATGGGAAAAAAGCAACACATTATACCCAGACCAATAATATTGCTTCTGTATCAAACACTATTATGAGTATTTTCGAAGATTCGAATAAGACTCTATGGCTTGGTTCATATATTAACGGACTAGAGCAGTTTAACAGGGCTACCAATACTTGTTTGTATACAAAAGATTTATTCCCAAATGAAAAAGATGTTCCTAACGACAGAGTATCATGTATCTCTGAGGACAGGAATAAGAATTTGTGGATCGGGACTTACGGATATGGCATATACAGCCTAAACCTGAGAACCAATAAGTTGATACATCATCCATCAAAGGTTGACGATAAGGATTTAAGGATTAACAGAGTTCCAAGTAACTGGGTAAATTGTATTATTGCCGATAGTGAAGGACTTATATGGATAGGAACCTACAAGGGAGTGTGCTGTTACAATCCCGTGAAAAAGACATACGTAACTTATTCAAGCGATAAGAATCTGTTGCCGGGAGATGTTGTGTTCACTCTTCTGGAAGATTCATTTCACAATATTTGGATAGGTACAACCGAGGGACTTGCTTGTTATGACAAGAGAACAAAAGCTTTCAAGCACTACACAATCAATGACGGATTACCCAGTAATGTTATTTGTTCCATGTTTAAGGATGAGAAAAAGAACCTTTGGCTTAGTACTCATTATGGCATATCAAAGTTTGTTCCTTCGCAAAAGAAGTTTATTAATTACTATTCATTCGATGGATTGCAGAGCAATGAATTTTACCGGGGAGCCGGATTTCAGTCGCCCGATGGGCAGATTTTCTTTGGCGGAATTAAAGGTATCACCTACTTCTATCCAAAAGAGATTGTTGACCGGATTACCCATCTAACTGTTTTTATTACCGACTTCTATAGATTTGAAAAGCCTGTAAGAGAAGGCGATAAGTCCGGAAGCAACAATATTATTTCGAAAGCTGTAATAGATGAGGATAAGTTTGTTCTTTCCTATAGAGACAATGCATTTAGCTTTGAATTATCGGTACTGGATTATAGTAATCCGGAACGTATTGTTTACGAGTATCAGATGGAAGGACTTAATAAAGACTGGATCAGCACCCGCCCTGGAATGAACCGGGCCAGCTTCACCAACCTGAGTCCCGGAACCTATAAGTTCAGATTCAGAGCCCGTAACAACGATAATATTTCAGAAACAAAAGAAGTTACAATCGTTATAACTCCTCCCTGGTATCAGTCATGGTGGGCGAAAATTATTTATGCATTGCTCATCTGTCAACTGATTTATGGCATAGTTGTATACATAAAATCTCGTTTCCGTCACAAACAGGAAATTATGAAAAGGGAACATGCTGAGCAGATAAACGAAGCCAAGCTGCAGTTCTTTATAAATATTTCTCACGAGATACGTACTCCGATGACTCTTATTATCAATCCATTGGAAAAACTGATTACAGAAAACAAGGATACTGAGGTACAAAAAACTTATCTGATGATCTACCGGAACTCGCAACGAATTCTGCGTCTCATTAATCAACTAATGGATATTCGTAAACTGGACAAAGGGCAGATGCACTTAAAGTGCAGAGAGACAGATATTGTGGGATTCATTGACGACCTGATGACAACTTTTGAATATCAGGCGCAAAGAAAAAAGATACAATTCACGTTTGATCACAAAGATGAAAATCTGAAAGTATGGATAGACCTTAACAATTTTGATAAAATATTGCTTAATATTCTATCAAATGCATTTAAATATACTCCAGAGAACGGAGAAATTAAAGTTGAACTGTTTACAGGAAAAGATGAATCAGCAAAAGAGCCGTTAAGAAACTATTTTGAAATTGTAATCAGCGACAATGGCATAGGAATAGACAGTGATAAAATAGAACAGATCTTCGAACGATTCTATCAGATTAACAATGACCAGACTAATTCTAATTTCGGAACTGGAATTGGGTTACATCTGTCACGCTCATTGGTAGAACTTCATCATGGTACTATCAAGGCTGAAAACAGAAAAGATAAGAGTGGTAGCAAGTTTATTGTACGTTTACCTCTTGGCTGCAACCATCTGAAAGCTGACGAACTTGAGAATCCAGAAGATATTAAATCACCGGTTCCAACCAATGTACACCATCCGATTATCGATACGATTGAACAATTCGACCAGGAAAATGAAACTAAAAAGAAAAAAATAAGATCTAAAACACATTTCAAAGTGCTGGTTGTTGAAGATGAGTTCGAAATACAGCAATACATTAAAGAAGAACTATCCGGAGAATACAAAATAAACGAATGCTGTAACGGCAAGGAAGCTCTTGATATGGCATTAAAAGAGATGCCAGATTTAATAATCAGTGATGTGATGATGCCTGAAATGGACGGAATAACGCTTTGCAAGAAAATTAAACAGAACATCAATATCAGTCACATTCCTATTATTCTGCTTACTGCCAAATCAAAAACAGAAGATAGAATTGAAGGACTAGAGATTGGCGCAGATGCTTACATTGTGAAGCCGTTTAATACCGATTTGCTAAAGACCACCGTTCAGAATCTTATAGAAAACAGAGAACGACTGAAAAACAAGTTCGCAGGCAACGAACAGCAACAAACTAAGATTCAAAAAATTGAAATAAAATCGTCTGACGAGATTCTTATCGGAAAAGTAATGAAAGTTATTAATGAGAATCTGGCAGATCCTAATCTGAATGTGGAAATGCTTGCCGGACATGTGGGTATGAGTCGTGTGCACATGCACCGAAAGCTAAAAGAGCTTACCAATCAGTCGGCCCGTGATTTCATTAAGGGCATCCGATTGAAACAGGCAGCATCACTCCTTGCAAGCAAAAAACTAAGTGTATCTGAGGTTGCCTATGCCACGGGATATACTAACCTTTCACATTTCTCGAACTCTTTCCGTGATTTCTATGGGGTATCTCCAACTGAGTATGCAGCAGAGCATGCTTCCGATGAGGAAAAGAAGGAAGTACCTTAG